A genomic region of Microtus ochrogaster isolate Prairie Vole_2 unplaced genomic scaffold, MicOch1.0 UNK4, whole genome shotgun sequence contains the following coding sequences:
- the Chrm2 gene encoding muscarinic acetylcholine receptor M2 yields MNNSTNSTNNGLAITSPYKTFEVVFIVLVAGSLSLVTIIGNILVMVSIKVNRHLQTVNNYFLFSLACADLIIGVFSMNLYTLYTVIGYWPLGPVVCDLWLALDYVVSNASVMNLLIISFDRYFCVTKPLTYPVKRTTKMAGMMIAAAWVLSFILWAPAILFWQFIVGVRTVEDGECYIQFFSNAAVTFGTAIAAFYLPVIIMTVLYWHISRASKSRIKKEKKEPVANQDPVSPSLVQGRIVKPNNNNMPGGDSGLEHNKIQNGKAPRDGVTENCVQGEEKESSNDSTSVSAVASNTREDEITQDENTVSTSVGHSKDDNSKQMCIKIVTKTQKGDSCTPASTTVELVGSSGQHGDEKQNIVARKIVKMTKQPAKKKPPPSREKKVTRTILAILLAFIITWAPYNVMVLINTFCTPCIPNTVWTIGYWLCYINSTINPACYALCNATFKKTFKHLLMCHYKNIGATR; encoded by the coding sequence ATGAATAACTCAACAAACTCAACTAACAATGGCTTGGCTATTACCAGTCCTTACAAGACATTTGAAGTGGTATTTATTGTCCTTGTGGCTGGATCCCTCAGTCTGGTGACCATCATTGGGAACATCCTGGTCATGGTTTCCATTAAAGTCAACCGACACCTTCAGACAGTCAACAATTACTTCTTGTTCAGCCTTGCCTGTGCTGACCTCATCATAGGTGTTTTCTCCATGAACTTGTACACTCTCTACACTGTGATTGGCTACTGGCCTTTGGGACCTGTCGTATGTGACCTTTGGCTAGCCTTGGACTATGTGGTCAGCAACGCCTCTGTTATGAATTTGCTCATCATCAGCTTTGATAGGTACTTCTGCGTCACAAAACCTCTGACCTACCCAGTTAAGCGGACCACCAAGATGGCAGGCATGATGATTGCAGCAGCCTGGGTCCTCTCCTTCATCCTCTGGGCTCCAGCTATTCTCTTCTGGCAGTTCATCGTAGGAGTGAGGACTGTGGAGGATGGGGAATGTTACATCCAGTTCTTTTCCAATGCCGCTGTCACCTTTGGCACTGCCATTGCAGCCTTCTATCTGCCTGTCATCATCATGACTGTGCTGTATTGGCATATATCCCGGGCAAGTAAGAGCaggataaagaaggaaaagaaggaacctGTGGCCAACCAAGATCCAGTGTCTCCAAGTCTGGTGCAAGGAAGAATtgtaaaaccaaacaacaacaacatgccCGGTGGTGACAGTGGTCTGGAGCACAACAAAATTCAGAACGGCAAGGCTCCCCGGGATGGTGTGACTGAGAACTGCGttcagggagaggaaaaggagagctCAAATGACTCCACCTCGGTCAGTGCTGTGGCCTCCAATACGAGGGAGGACGAAATAACCCAGGATGAAAACACAGTTTCTACTTCTGTGGGCCATTCCAAAGATGACAACTCTAAGCAAATGTGCATCAAAATTGTCACCAAGACCCAAAAAGGTGATTCGTGCACCCCTGCGAGTACCACTGTAGAGCTAGTGGGGTCATCAGGTCAACACGGGGATGAGAAGCAGAACATTGTGGCTCGAAAGATTGTGAAGATGACCAAGCAACCTGCCAAAAAGAAGCCTCCTCCGTCCCGGGAAAAGAAGGTAACCAGGACAATCTTGGCTATTCTGTTGGCTTTCATCATCACCTGGGCGCCATACAATGTCATGGTGCTCATCAATACCTTCTGTACACCCTGTATCCCCAATACGGTGTGGACAATTGGCTACTGGCTCTGTTACATCAATAGCACCATCAACCCTGCCTGCTATGCACTTTGTAATGCCACCTTCAAAAAGACTTTTAAGCACCTCCTTATGTGTCACTACAAGAACATAGGCGCTACACGGTAA